The Psychrosphaera ytuae genome includes a region encoding these proteins:
- the ilvC gene encoding ketol-acid reductoisomerase, whose protein sequence is MSNYFDQLSFKDKLNQLGQCRFMDRSEFADGCQALSGRSIVILGCGAQGLNQGLNLRDSGLDVSYALRPAAIKEQRQSYKNAAGNGFTVGTVEELVPSADLVYNLTPDKQHTAAVDSVLPLMKQGATLAYSHGFNIVEEGKQIREDITVIMCAPKCPGSEVRNEYLRGFGVPTLIAVHPENDPQGLGLSQAKALASATGGDRAGVLESSFVAEVKSDLMGEQTILCGMLQTAAILGFDKMAENGVDHGYAAELLQQGLETVTEALKIGGITHMMDRLSNPAKLRAHKLANEIKGLLRPLFEKHMDDIITGEFSKTMMEDWSNNDRNLLTWREETLQSGFERAPSNHEPLDEQAYFDNGIFVVAMIKAGVELAFEVMVESGILPESAYYESLHETPLIANTIARKRLYEMNVTISDTAEYGNYLFCHQAIPLLREHLMPTLSNEEIGSGLSVDSHSVSNTELVAVNDEIRLHPVETIGKTLRQYMTDMKAIVVQK, encoded by the coding sequence GTGAGTAATTATTTCGACCAACTGAGTTTTAAAGACAAGTTAAATCAACTGGGCCAGTGCCGTTTTATGGATCGAAGTGAATTCGCGGATGGCTGTCAGGCCTTGAGTGGCAGAAGTATCGTGATCCTCGGCTGTGGTGCACAGGGCTTAAATCAAGGTCTTAACCTTCGAGATTCTGGCTTGGATGTCAGTTATGCATTGCGCCCCGCCGCCATCAAAGAGCAACGTCAGTCATACAAAAACGCAGCGGGCAATGGCTTTACCGTCGGTACCGTCGAAGAGTTAGTGCCAAGTGCTGACTTGGTATACAACCTAACGCCAGACAAACAGCACACAGCGGCAGTGGATTCAGTTTTGCCTTTGATGAAACAAGGCGCGACGCTGGCTTACTCTCATGGTTTTAACATTGTCGAAGAAGGCAAACAAATTCGTGAAGACATCACCGTCATCATGTGCGCGCCAAAGTGTCCGGGTTCAGAAGTTCGCAATGAATATTTACGTGGATTTGGGGTTCCGACTCTGATTGCTGTTCATCCCGAAAATGACCCGCAGGGTTTGGGGTTGAGCCAAGCGAAAGCATTAGCCTCTGCAACAGGAGGTGACCGAGCTGGAGTGTTAGAGTCGTCTTTTGTCGCTGAAGTAAAGTCCGACTTAATGGGTGAACAAACTATCTTATGTGGCATGTTACAGACAGCGGCAATTTTGGGTTTTGACAAAATGGCAGAAAACGGCGTCGACCATGGATATGCCGCAGAGCTTTTACAACAAGGCTTAGAGACAGTCACCGAAGCACTGAAAATTGGTGGCATTACTCACATGATGGACCGCCTATCTAATCCAGCAAAACTCAGAGCACACAAGTTAGCAAATGAAATTAAAGGGTTACTACGTCCGTTATTCGAAAAACACATGGACGATATTATTACTGGTGAGTTTTCTAAAACTATGATGGAAGACTGGAGTAATAACGATAGAAACTTACTGACTTGGCGTGAAGAAACACTGCAGTCAGGGTTTGAACGTGCACCATCAAACCATGAGCCTCTTGATGAGCAAGCGTACTTTGATAATGGCATCTTTGTCGTTGCAATGATCAAAGCAGGGGTAGAGCTGGCTTTTGAAGTCATGGTTGAGTCCGGCATTTTGCCAGAATCAGCTTATTATGAATCCCTGCACGAAACACCACTTATTGCGAATACGATTGCACGTAAACGTTTGTACGAAATGAACGTTACTATTTCTGACACAGCGGAGTATGGTAATTACTTATTCTGCCATCAAGCTATTCCGTTATTGCGAGAGCACTTGATGCCAACTCTGAGTAACGAAGAGATAGGTAGCGGTTTATCTGTTGACTCTCACTCAGTGAGCAATACTGAATTAGTGGCAGTGAATGATGAAATTCGCCTGCACCCGGTAGAGACCATTGGCAAAACTTTACGTCAGTACATGACTGATATGAAAGCCATAGTTGTTCAAAAGTAA
- the ilvY gene encoding HTH-type transcriptional activator IlvY: MAKELHFSKTAKRHYMSAPTLSRVVQRMEEELDASLFERDNRKVKLTPEGKLFLDYAHEVLQSWQGLQRQLHPEQNNLTGEIRIFCSVTASYNFLPKVITEFRHQHPAVDFHITTGAASDALPILERGDADVVIAATPPKLDSHLSHKPLGEVPLKIIVPKGQKHQWRSLPLVMPDFGLAQTHLNDWLKRVGHNPGIYSTVSGHEALVSMVALGCGLSIAPEIIIEQSPVRDKVDMLDTLVQPESFVVGIFCKKRQLKSPLLDAFWKNNQ, from the coding sequence TTGGCCAAAGAACTGCACTTTTCAAAAACGGCTAAACGTCACTACATGAGTGCTCCAACTTTAAGCCGAGTGGTTCAGCGGATGGAGGAAGAGCTCGATGCGTCGCTGTTTGAAAGAGATAATCGCAAAGTCAAACTGACACCCGAGGGCAAACTGTTTTTGGATTACGCCCACGAAGTTCTGCAAAGCTGGCAAGGACTGCAGCGCCAGCTCCATCCAGAACAAAACAATCTGACCGGTGAAATTCGGATTTTTTGTTCAGTGACGGCCTCGTATAATTTTTTGCCTAAGGTGATCACTGAGTTTCGCCACCAGCACCCAGCGGTGGATTTTCATATCACCACTGGCGCTGCTTCCGATGCCCTACCCATTTTGGAACGCGGTGATGCTGATGTGGTGATTGCTGCCACTCCCCCGAAGCTCGATAGTCACCTGAGTCACAAACCCCTTGGTGAAGTCCCGTTAAAAATCATTGTCCCAAAAGGTCAAAAGCACCAGTGGCGTAGTTTACCGCTAGTCATGCCAGACTTCGGTTTAGCCCAAACGCATCTCAACGATTGGCTCAAGCGAGTCGGTCACAACCCCGGAATCTATTCGACAGTTTCTGGTCATGAGGCACTAGTGAGCATGGTTGCGTTAGGCTGTGGATTGAGTATTGCGCCTGAGATCATCATTGAACAATCACCGGTCCGAGATAAGGTCGACATGCTCGACACCCTGGTACAGCCAGAGTCTTTTGTGGTGGGGATCTTCTGCAAAAAACGACAGCTAAAAAGTCCTTTGCTCGATGCCTTTTGGAAAAATAATCAATAA
- the leuB gene encoding 3-isopropylmalate dehydrogenase: MKPNYKIAVLAGDGIGPEVMAACLEVLDACQQRFDFQLEYQHGDVGGCAIDNTGSPLPKQTLEICQQAHAILFGSVGGPKWEHLPPDQQPERGSLLPLRKHFGLFCNMRPARLVPSLQCACPLRADIAAKGFDIVVIRELTGGIYFGEKGRATHADNMEEAFDEQRYNQAEIARIARIAFETARARGNKRKVTSVDKANVLMTSMLWRETVNAISKDYPDIELEHIYIDNATMQLIKDPSQFDVLLCDNLFGDILSDECAMITGSMGLLPSASLNEKQFGLYEPAGGSAPDIAGKNIANPIAQVLSAAMMLRYSLNQNEAADAIELAVNKVIAKGQVTADLASNKIENSSPLSTSQVGTAIAQAILATAGKSEYVEQHNQNIKMANS; this comes from the coding sequence ATGAAGCCTAATTACAAAATAGCCGTTTTGGCGGGTGATGGTATTGGTCCTGAGGTCATGGCCGCTTGCCTTGAGGTACTCGATGCCTGCCAACAACGTTTTGATTTTCAATTAGAGTATCAGCATGGTGATGTCGGGGGTTGTGCTATCGATAATACCGGTAGCCCTTTACCCAAACAAACCTTAGAAATATGCCAACAAGCACACGCAATTTTGTTTGGTTCTGTCGGCGGCCCTAAATGGGAGCATTTACCACCAGATCAACAACCCGAGCGAGGTTCCTTACTGCCCCTGCGCAAACATTTTGGTTTGTTTTGTAATATGCGCCCTGCTCGTCTTGTCCCTTCGTTACAATGCGCCTGTCCATTGCGTGCAGACATCGCCGCCAAAGGGTTTGACATTGTGGTTATACGCGAACTTACCGGTGGGATTTATTTTGGTGAAAAAGGCCGAGCAACTCACGCAGACAATATGGAAGAAGCCTTTGATGAGCAACGTTATAACCAAGCGGAAATAGCTCGAATAGCCCGAATCGCATTCGAAACAGCACGAGCCAGAGGTAACAAACGCAAAGTTACCTCTGTCGACAAAGCGAACGTACTAATGACTAGTATGTTGTGGCGAGAAACAGTCAACGCAATCAGTAAAGACTACCCTGACATCGAACTTGAGCATATTTATATCGACAACGCGACTATGCAACTTATCAAAGATCCTAGTCAGTTTGATGTGCTTTTATGTGACAACTTGTTTGGCGATATCCTCTCTGACGAGTGCGCTATGATCACAGGCTCTATGGGCCTGCTACCATCGGCGAGTTTAAACGAAAAACAATTCGGTCTTTACGAGCCCGCCGGAGGAAGTGCCCCGGATATAGCAGGTAAAAACATCGCTAACCCTATTGCTCAGGTCCTCTCTGCAGCCATGATGTTGAGGTACAGCCTCAATCAAAACGAAGCCGCAGATGCTATCGAACTCGCTGTCAATAAAGTCATAGCAAAGGGCCAAGTTACCGCGGATTTGGCTTCAAATAAGATTGAAAATAGCAGCCCCCTAAGTACCTCACAAGTCGGCACTGCTATCGCTCAAGCCATTTTAGCTACTGCCGGAAAATCTGAATATGTCGAGCAGCACAATCAAAACATAAAAATGGCGAATAGCTAA
- the leuA gene encoding 2-isopropylmalate synthase translates to MDTHTEKLEGTPQDRVIIFDTTLRDGEQALRASLSRRAKLELAHAIARLNVDVMEVGFPVSSPEDFMSVQEIANQVRGPRICGLARAVENDIIQCANALKSAEQSRIHTFIATSPIHLKHKLRMSLEQAKTSAIGSIKLARQYCDDVEFSCEDAARTPIDDLCFMVDAAIEAGARTINLPDTVGYTTPQEYAFMIEQLRNRVPNINKAILSVHCHNDLGLAVANSMAAIQAGARQIECTVNGIGERAGNCSLEEVAMIINTRKDLYNLSSGIKTQEIVRTSHQVAQICNMPVQANKAIVGDNAFAHSSGIHQDGVLKAENTYEIIKPSQVGIKANELNLTSRSGRHVIAHRLTTLGYSEQEYDLDQFYQQFLNLADKKGAVYDYDLEALMYNNLLEQADDHYQLSFLNTTTTTNQVSSATVALRMGDQSTSEAATGNGPVEATYKAINRITNTPLNLVQYQLSAKGEGESAIGQVDIVVESAGQRYHGAGLATDIVEASAKAYINVLNLLHRAEQIEQAKQQNVKPTQTSHQGVSHEA, encoded by the coding sequence ATGGACACACACACCGAAAAACTCGAAGGTACACCTCAAGACCGAGTGATCATATTCGACACTACCCTCAGAGATGGTGAACAAGCGCTGCGTGCCAGTTTGTCCCGCCGAGCCAAACTCGAACTCGCTCATGCCATTGCTCGTCTCAATGTCGACGTGATGGAAGTCGGCTTTCCTGTGTCTTCTCCAGAAGACTTTATGTCTGTTCAGGAAATCGCTAATCAGGTCCGTGGCCCACGTATTTGTGGTCTCGCTCGAGCGGTCGAAAATGACATCATTCAATGTGCAAATGCACTTAAAAGTGCCGAACAGTCACGAATTCACACTTTTATTGCAACATCACCGATTCACCTAAAACACAAATTAAGAATGAGCTTAGAGCAAGCAAAAACATCCGCGATTGGCTCGATAAAGCTCGCCAGACAATACTGTGATGATGTGGAATTTTCGTGTGAAGATGCCGCAAGAACACCTATAGATGATCTTTGTTTTATGGTTGATGCGGCCATTGAAGCTGGCGCTAGGACAATAAATTTGCCCGACACTGTTGGTTACACAACCCCCCAAGAATACGCCTTCATGATTGAGCAATTGCGAAACCGTGTGCCAAACATCAACAAAGCTATTTTGAGTGTGCATTGCCATAACGACCTTGGTCTTGCCGTCGCAAACAGTATGGCTGCGATTCAAGCAGGTGCTCGGCAAATTGAGTGCACCGTCAACGGTATTGGCGAGCGAGCCGGAAATTGCTCTTTGGAAGAAGTCGCCATGATCATCAACACTCGCAAAGACTTATACAACCTAAGTTCTGGCATCAAAACACAAGAAATCGTCCGTACCAGTCATCAAGTGGCGCAAATTTGTAATATGCCTGTCCAGGCCAACAAAGCCATTGTCGGTGACAATGCTTTCGCACACAGCTCAGGAATTCACCAAGACGGTGTGCTAAAAGCAGAAAACACCTACGAGATCATCAAACCTTCACAGGTCGGTATCAAGGCCAACGAGCTCAACTTAACTTCACGATCAGGTCGTCATGTCATTGCTCATCGTCTGACAACATTGGGTTACTCAGAGCAAGAATATGACTTAGATCAGTTTTACCAACAGTTTTTGAATTTGGCTGACAAAAAAGGCGCCGTCTATGACTATGACTTAGAAGCCTTGATGTACAACAATTTACTAGAACAAGCTGATGATCATTACCAATTGAGCTTTTTAAATACGACAACAACGACCAATCAAGTTTCATCGGCCACGGTGGCGTTAAGAATGGGTGATCAAAGTACCTCAGAAGCCGCTACCGGTAACGGCCCCGTAGAAGCCACCTACAAAGCTATTAATCGAATCACTAACACCCCGCTAAATCTTGTGCAGTATCAATTATCCGCAAAAGGTGAAGGTGAGTCTGCCATCGGTCAAGTGGATATCGTCGTCGAGTCCGCTGGTCAACGCTATCACGGTGCCGGATTGGCGACCGATATCGTCGAAGCCTCTGCCAAAGCGTATATCAACGTACTTAACTTGTTGCACAGAGCCGAACAAATAGAACAAGCCAAACAACAAAATGTAAAACCTACCCAAACAAGTCACCAAGGAGTGAGTCATGAAGCCTAA
- the leuC gene encoding 3-isopropylmalate dehydratase large subunit, translating to MPQTLIEKLWQQHKVTALNATTDLLFIDRHLVHEVTSPQAFSGLRAANRKVRHPERTIATMDHNVSTRVRSFDAASKVAQTQLSALAQNCEEFGIELFDLNHDRQGIVHVVGPEQGLTLPGHTIVCGDSHTSTHGAFGALAFGIGTSEVEHVLATQTLPQKKPKTMKVEVKGHTHPAVTAKDIALAIIGKVGTAGGTGHVIEYTGEAITALSMEGRMTLCNMSIEMGAKAGLVAPDEETFNYLKNRPYSPRGADWQDALTFWRTLKSDKDAQFDTLVELNGADIKPMSTWGTSPEQVIAIDQNIPDPNQEDNLVKADAMRAALNYMGLKAGQALSDIEIDVVFIGSCTNSRIEDLRSAASVLQGKHVATGVQALIVPGSMPVKQQAEAEGLDQIFIAAGCEWREPGCSMCLAMNDDRLGSGQRCASTSNRNFEGRQGQGGRTHLVSPLMAAHAAITGKLALATTQPNQ from the coding sequence ATGCCGCAAACATTAATTGAAAAACTATGGCAACAACACAAAGTTACCGCCTTAAATGCAACAACAGACTTACTCTTTATCGACCGACATCTAGTCCATGAAGTGACCTCACCACAAGCATTTTCTGGATTGAGAGCCGCCAATCGCAAAGTTCGTCATCCAGAGCGTACTATCGCTACGATGGACCACAATGTTTCAACCCGTGTTCGTTCATTTGATGCCGCCTCTAAGGTAGCTCAAACCCAACTTTCGGCGTTGGCGCAAAATTGCGAGGAGTTTGGCATTGAGCTTTTTGATCTCAATCACGATCGCCAAGGCATTGTTCATGTCGTCGGCCCAGAACAAGGACTCACTCTTCCAGGTCATACGATCGTTTGTGGCGATTCACACACTTCGACCCATGGCGCGTTTGGCGCACTGGCTTTTGGCATTGGCACCTCAGAAGTAGAACATGTTTTGGCAACCCAAACATTACCTCAGAAAAAACCGAAAACCATGAAAGTTGAAGTCAAAGGCCATACTCATCCTGCCGTGACGGCCAAAGACATTGCCCTTGCCATCATAGGTAAAGTGGGCACTGCCGGTGGCACTGGCCATGTTATTGAATACACAGGAGAGGCCATTACCGCGTTATCCATGGAAGGACGTATGACCTTGTGTAACATGAGTATTGAAATGGGTGCCAAAGCCGGCCTTGTTGCCCCAGATGAGGAGACCTTTAATTACCTAAAAAACCGCCCTTACTCGCCAAGAGGCGCCGACTGGCAAGACGCCTTGACCTTTTGGCGAACTCTAAAATCAGATAAGGATGCCCAATTTGATACCTTAGTCGAGCTAAACGGTGCTGATATAAAACCTATGTCAACATGGGGTACGTCGCCAGAGCAAGTTATTGCCATTGACCAAAACATTCCAGACCCTAACCAAGAAGACAACTTGGTCAAGGCGGATGCCATGCGAGCCGCACTCAATTATATGGGGCTCAAGGCAGGCCAGGCACTTTCTGACATCGAGATTGATGTGGTTTTCATTGGTTCTTGTACCAACAGTCGAATTGAAGATTTACGCTCTGCGGCGAGTGTATTACAAGGCAAACATGTAGCAACTGGCGTTCAAGCATTGATAGTGCCAGGCTCAATGCCAGTAAAACAACAAGCCGAGGCAGAAGGCTTAGACCAAATATTCATTGCGGCAGGATGTGAGTGGCGTGAGCCAGGTTGCTCTATGTGTCTTGCTATGAACGATGACCGTTTGGGGTCAGGACAGCGTTGCGCCTCAACCTCTAATCGAAACTTCGAGGGCCGCCAAGGTCAAGGTGGGCGTACTCATTTAGTCTCGCCACTAATGGCTGCACACGCCGCAATTACTGGCAAGCTTGCTCTTGCTACAACTCAACCTAATCAATAG
- a CDS encoding protein kinase domain-containing protein yields MLNKSIMAQLVEPTMYGSQLKNFYIPEQQSIYLLSTNDSKKLRQWIGICQKQLNKLGYDKVELLGSGAYGFAFKGEDAFGRHKVFKFSRITLPASVRERLREEAEMMSYLSHPLIPTFHHYVVNRSQGIIEMDRGVGIDLEQYSLRHGKLTPRQIIDIAAQLADILKYLRTIRIGSNARPIVHGDIKPSNLTFYDANNEISLIDWGSSVFAQVDCNGEPTQDNIMDLLSNDLQSSNSRLGDVYFIGPEQMAGDVSSPRFDEQGVASTLYALASNQGSRYGSQVIPARSLGLPREFAEVLDNMLDPDPKIRAKAGDYFIKNMSTMRSLYLPDIPMPQAKALLPIHFAPTPKDIDTVVYSSRKSFLMEDLDPSHVADIKDVQLEHYYKNYLAGMGENEKAFLAAVSRLGKFPVVGGLVIKWGEQSVSIDSSLSVFDKSLEKSFSEVVDNLVYLARAIQRNGIFKACLFDAKRTIHLDRKDPNQQFWPKPDTRLAYEKAKISSTVEKPERMHSYFEDGQDPDELLTLPDSIIDDLERLNVIHHTGCIIFEVFETHMKIHNYYKLLDLKQEAEFVAILESIIQKVPLISGLGVSGFMKLPYRDTKTFSSFEGLYTQYYPKNPKQYLTSLELSD; encoded by the coding sequence ATGCTAAACAAATCAATCATGGCACAACTCGTCGAACCTACTATGTATGGCAGTCAGTTAAAAAACTTTTATATCCCAGAGCAGCAGTCGATTTATTTATTATCGACCAACGACTCTAAAAAACTGCGCCAATGGATAGGGATCTGTCAAAAACAACTCAACAAGTTAGGCTACGACAAAGTGGAGCTATTAGGTTCAGGTGCCTATGGTTTTGCCTTTAAAGGTGAAGACGCCTTTGGCCGTCACAAAGTCTTTAAGTTTTCTAGAATTACCCTACCTGCTTCAGTAAGAGAGCGCCTTCGAGAAGAAGCGGAAATGATGAGTTATCTGTCACACCCATTAATTCCAACTTTTCACCATTATGTTGTCAATCGCTCACAGGGTATTATTGAGATGGATCGTGGAGTTGGAATCGACTTAGAGCAATACTCCCTGCGTCACGGCAAACTCACTCCACGACAAATTATCGACATAGCAGCTCAGCTCGCTGATATCTTAAAATACTTGCGAACAATTCGAATCGGCTCGAATGCGCGACCCATTGTCCATGGCGATATCAAACCTTCTAATTTGACCTTTTATGACGCCAATAACGAAATCTCATTAATCGATTGGGGCTCATCAGTCTTTGCTCAGGTAGACTGCAATGGCGAACCAACCCAAGACAATATCATGGACTTACTGTCTAATGATTTACAGTCATCAAATAGCCGACTTGGTGATGTTTATTTTATCGGGCCAGAACAAATGGCCGGCGATGTATCATCCCCCCGATTTGACGAGCAAGGCGTCGCCAGCACCTTGTATGCGCTAGCCTCAAATCAAGGTAGCCGATATGGTAGCCAAGTTATTCCGGCACGCAGCTTGGGTTTACCACGAGAGTTTGCCGAAGTATTGGACAACATGCTCGACCCGGATCCAAAAATTCGAGCCAAAGCTGGTGATTACTTTATAAAAAATATGTCAACGATGCGAAGCTTATACTTACCTGACATTCCTATGCCACAGGCAAAAGCATTGTTACCCATCCATTTTGCTCCTACTCCTAAAGATATAGACACGGTTGTTTATAGCTCCCGAAAATCTTTTTTGATGGAAGACCTCGATCCTTCTCATGTGGCCGATATCAAAGACGTACAACTCGAGCATTATTACAAAAACTACCTAGCTGGCATGGGTGAAAATGAAAAAGCGTTTCTTGCTGCTGTGAGTCGGCTTGGCAAATTTCCGGTCGTTGGAGGTTTGGTTATTAAATGGGGCGAGCAGTCGGTTTCTATCGACAGTAGTTTGAGTGTGTTTGACAAAAGTCTCGAAAAGTCGTTCAGTGAAGTCGTTGATAACTTAGTTTATTTAGCAAGAGCAATCCAACGAAATGGTATTTTTAAAGCGTGTCTGTTTGATGCAAAACGAACAATTCACTTAGACAGAAAAGACCCAAACCAACAGTTTTGGCCCAAGCCTGACACTCGATTAGCCTACGAAAAAGCTAAGATATCCTCGACCGTTGAAAAGCCCGAGCGCATGCACTCCTACTTCGAGGATGGTCAAGATCCCGATGAGCTTTTGACGTTGCCGGATTCAATCATTGATGATTTAGAACGGCTTAATGTCATCCACCACACAGGTTGTATTATTTTTGAAGTATTTGAAACCCATATGAAAATACACAACTACTACAAGCTGCTGGACTTAAAACAAGAAGCTGAGTTTGTCGCTATTCTGGAAAGTATTATCCAAAAAGTACCGCTTATTTCTGGTCTGGGCGTCTCTGGATTCATGAAGCTTCCGTATCGCGACACAAAGACCTTCTCTTCGTTCGAAGGTCTTTATACCCAGTATTACCCCAAAAACCCCAAACAATACCTGACCTCTTTAGAGTTGAGCGATTAA
- the ilvD gene encoding dihydroxy-acid dehydratase — protein MPKLRSATTTHGRNMAGARALWRATGVKEQDFGKPIIAVVNSFTQFVPGHVHLQPVGQLVAEQIEAAGGIAKEFNTIAVDDGIAMGHGGMLYSLPSRELIADSVEYMVNAHCADAMVCISNCDKITPGMLMAALRLNIPVIFVSGGPMEAGKTKLSDQVIKLDLVDAMVQAADPSVDDETVKQVERSACPTCGSCSGMFTANSMNCLVEALGLGLPGNGSMLATHAQRKGLFEQAGKLIVELCERHYKHDDYSVLPRNIANQQAFRNAMCLDIAMGGSSNTVLHLLAAAHEGEVEFSMDDIDRLSREVPYLCKVAPATKDYHMEDVHRAGGVMAILGELQRANLLDDSVGHICGQLKDVLAKWDIKQSQDADVLSFYKAGPAGIPTTKAFSQDCYWPELDDDREAGCIRSREFAFSQDGGLANLSGNIAPKGCIVKTAGVAEENLTFSGPAHVYESQDDAVNGILNGEVVAGEVVVIRYEGPKGGPGMQEMLYPTSYLKSMGLGTKCALITDGRFSGGTSGLSIGHVSPEAANKGPIALIQNGDRIDIDIPNRKIELVVSEQELSKRKQQMEAKGDKAWRPEHRDREVSFALKAYAAFATSADQGAVRDKSLLS, from the coding sequence ATGCCAAAACTGAGATCCGCAACCACAACACACGGCAGAAACATGGCTGGCGCGCGCGCTTTATGGCGAGCAACTGGCGTTAAAGAGCAAGACTTTGGCAAACCGATAATCGCGGTCGTTAACTCTTTCACTCAGTTTGTACCGGGCCACGTTCACCTGCAGCCAGTTGGACAGCTTGTCGCCGAGCAAATAGAAGCGGCTGGTGGCATTGCTAAAGAATTTAATACCATTGCGGTTGATGATGGTATTGCCATGGGCCACGGTGGCATGTTGTATAGCCTTCCGTCGCGTGAGCTTATCGCTGATTCAGTGGAATATATGGTTAATGCCCATTGTGCCGATGCCATGGTGTGTATATCTAATTGCGACAAGATCACACCGGGCATGTTAATGGCTGCGCTAAGGTTAAATATCCCAGTAATTTTTGTATCTGGTGGACCGATGGAAGCAGGCAAAACCAAGTTGTCAGATCAAGTGATCAAACTGGACCTTGTTGATGCCATGGTTCAGGCCGCAGACCCAAGTGTTGATGACGAGACTGTTAAACAAGTCGAGCGCTCCGCGTGTCCCACCTGTGGTTCGTGTTCCGGAATGTTCACTGCCAATTCAATGAACTGTTTAGTAGAAGCTTTGGGGTTAGGATTACCGGGCAATGGATCAATGTTAGCCACTCATGCTCAACGCAAAGGCTTGTTTGAACAAGCCGGTAAGTTAATTGTTGAGCTGTGCGAACGCCACTATAAACACGATGACTATTCAGTATTACCGAGAAATATTGCCAACCAGCAGGCGTTTAGAAATGCAATGTGCTTAGATATAGCTATGGGTGGCTCGAGCAACACGGTACTCCATTTACTCGCTGCTGCACATGAGGGTGAAGTTGAGTTCTCGATGGATGACATTGACCGTTTATCTCGAGAGGTTCCTTATCTTTGTAAGGTAGCACCTGCAACTAAAGATTATCACATGGAAGATGTGCACCGAGCAGGTGGCGTTATGGCTATATTGGGCGAATTACAACGAGCCAATTTGTTAGACGATTCCGTAGGTCATATTTGTGGCCAACTTAAAGATGTTTTGGCGAAGTGGGATATCAAACAAAGCCAAGATGCCGATGTTTTGTCTTTTTACAAAGCTGGCCCTGCAGGGATTCCGACCACCAAAGCCTTTAGCCAAGATTGTTATTGGCCAGAGTTGGATGACGATCGCGAAGCCGGTTGTATTCGCAGTCGTGAATTTGCATTTAGCCAAGATGGCGGCTTAGCTAACTTGTCCGGTAATATTGCGCCAAAAGGCTGCATTGTAAAAACGGCTGGCGTAGCCGAAGAAAATCTTACTTTTTCTGGTCCTGCGCACGTGTACGAGAGTCAAGACGATGCCGTTAACGGTATTTTAAATGGCGAAGTCGTTGCTGGAGAAGTGGTTGTTATCCGTTACGAAGGCCCCAAAGGTGGTCCAGGGATGCAAGAAATGTTGTATCCGACGAGCTATTTAAAGTCGATGGGATTAGGCACCAAATGTGCGTTGATCACCGATGGACGTTTTTCTGGTGGAACGTCAGGTTTGTCTATTGGCCATGTTTCGCCAGAGGCTGCAAACAAAGGCCCTATTGCGTTGATTCAAAATGGCGATCGAATTGATATTGATATCCCAAATCGCAAAATCGAGCTTGTGGTATCAGAACAAGAATTGAGCAAACGAAAACAACAAATGGAAGCCAAAGGCGACAAAGCATGGCGACCAGAACATCGCGACCGAGAAGTTAGTTTTGCCCTAAAAGCGTATGCTGCTTTTGCAACAAGCGCTGACCAAGGGGCGGTAAGAGATAAGAGTTTATTAAGTTAG
- the leuD gene encoding 3-isopropylmalate dehydratase small subunit — translation MSDYFHSGLFHTGLVAPLDKANVDTDQIIPKQFLTSVSRDGFGEALFYDWRYLKDGSANPEFILNRPEYTGASVLVSQDNFGCGSSREHAPWALKQYGFEVIVAPSFADIFFGNCVNNQILAITLAPEHINQLILLATEFAPAHVHVDMNSNQLICQPKGQKQQSWPFVLSADVKARLLAGLDFIDVTLQHVSEIEAFERRRVSTQPWL, via the coding sequence ATGTCTGATTATTTTCATTCTGGTCTATTTCACACTGGTTTAGTAGCCCCGCTTGATAAAGCAAATGTCGATACCGACCAGATCATTCCAAAACAATTCTTAACCTCAGTGTCTCGAGATGGATTCGGCGAAGCATTATTTTATGACTGGCGTTATCTAAAAGATGGCTCTGCTAATCCCGAGTTTATTCTTAATCGCCCAGAATATACCGGTGCTTCCGTATTGGTGAGCCAAGATAACTTTGGTTGTGGCTCAAGTCGCGAACACGCCCCTTGGGCGCTCAAACAATATGGATTCGAAGTGATTGTGGCACCGAGTTTTGCTGATATCTTTTTTGGCAATTGTGTAAACAACCAAATACTAGCCATCACTTTGGCACCCGAGCACATAAATCAATTAATCCTATTGGCCACTGAATTTGCCCCTGCTCATGTTCATGTCGATATGAACAGCAATCAGCTTATTTGCCAGCCTAAAGGACAAAAACAACAATCTTGGCCGTTTGTACTGTCCGCCGATGTCAAAGCTCGGTTATTAGCCGGACTCGACTTTATTGACGTGACTTTGCAACACGTTTCAGAGATAGAAGCTTTTGAGCGTCGACGAGTATCCACTCAGCCTTGGCTGTAA